The Hypanus sabinus isolate sHypSab1 unplaced genomic scaffold, sHypSab1.hap1 scaffold_830, whole genome shotgun sequence genome contains a region encoding:
- the LOC132390282 gene encoding NACHT, LRR and PYD domains-containing protein 3-like: MERLEQAIEEGVEGVSFMLMGEDHLTGLEYHSVTELAEKGNRAGASKLLLDLVMEKGSGARKVMWESFVKLHHHLPRLSRILNEIRERGDGQVAYMDTERSLSEVPKHLKDVRRKHKETLRAQTETLRVNTILMREKVKVFQLVDRYVELTVISTVRDRRLVEHELLARGRAHEELREKHLHRELEKIRIHQLFKRSFLKQFQRPNMEKKSGMSTAVAGVPGIGKTTMVQKIVYDWATGKIYQQFQFVFSFKFRDLNTINCRINMKELILDQYPYFGNILREVWKNPEGLLFIFDGLDEFNDRIDFADSRRNTEPQPTCTDPEFKCKVSDIVYSLIQGKLLPGCSVLVTTRPTALHLLEKAEISVWAEILGFSGEERKKYFIRHFEDKMVAAAVVKHVKENEILCTMSYNPSYCWILALALGPFFTQRVRDPQQVPKTITQLYSYYIYNILKNHGREIENPRDVLLRVGQLAFRGVSGRKIVFTDVDLIKYNLQPSQFLSGFLMELLERQDSARSVVYTFPHLTIQEFVASVAQFLNPHPGDILKFLTEAHNTTDGRFEVFLRFLAGLTSPMTARGLEEFLGPFPNETTCRVIDWVKEEVKRQIGNTWSDAGKRSFLNSLHYLFESQNSGLAQAALGSVETLSFSGMTLTPIDCAVLSHVIRLCDTIKHLDLENCLIHCEGIQRLGPGLHKCQELSLGWNKLGDSEVKLVSAALRNTECKIQKLRLSRVGLTDSGAEDLISALSTKPSLRELSLGWNSLTDRWVPALRRFILTLPSLQRIELLGNQFGEKGRNELRALQEPRPGLTVHL, from the exons ATGGAGCGATTGGAGCAGGCAAttgaggagggtgtggagggagtcagCTTCATGTTAATGGGCGAGGATCACCTCACCGGGCTAGAGTATCAT agcgTGACTGAGCTCGCCGAGAAGGGGAACCGAGCGGGCGCTTCCAAACTCCTCCtggatctggtgatggagaagggctcCGGGGCCCGGAaggtgatgtgggaatcctttgtgaaaTTACATCATCATTTACCGAGGCTGAGCAGAATATTGAATGAAATACGGGAACGTG GTGACGGCCAGGTCGCCTACATGGACACTGAGCGGAGTTTATCTGAAGTGCCCAAGCATCTGAAAG ATGTTCGaaggaaacacaaggagactctgcgggcacaaactgaaacactgagagtgaacacgatcctgatgagggagaaggtgaaggttttccagctggttgatcgatacgttgagctcacggtcatttctactgttcgagatcggagactggtggaacatgagctgttaGCAAGAGGCAGAGCCCACGAAGAATTGAGAGAGAAACATCTCCACAgagagctggaaaaaatccggatACATCAGTTATTCAAGAGGAGTTTTCTTAAACAATTTCAAAGACCTAACATGGAAAAAAAATCTGGGATGTCCACAGCGGTGGCCGGCGTTCCAGGGATCggaaaaacaacaatggtacaaaagattgtttatgactgggccacagggaaaatatatcaacaattccagtttgtcttcagtttcaaattccgcgatttaaacaccattaactgcagaataaacatgaaggaactgattctggatcagtatccttactttgggaatattctgagagaggtctggaagaacccagagggattgctgtttatatttgatggtttggatgaattcaatgacaGAATTGATTTTGCTGACAGCCGGAGAAACACAGAACCTCAGCCcacatgcacagatcctgaattcaagtgcaaggtgtctgacattgtgtacagtttaatccagggcaagctgctcccagggtgttcagtgctggtaaccacccgccccactgcgttacatttattggaaaaggctgagatcagtgtctgggctgaaatcctgggattttctggtgaggaacggaaaaaatatttcatcaggcattttgaagatAAAATGGTGGCGGCAGCTGTTGTCaaacatgtgaaggagaacgagatcctgtgcaccatgagctacaacccctcctactgctggatcctcgctctggcactgggccccttcttcacacaaagagtcagggacccccAGCAAGTTCCCAAGActatcacccaactgtactcctactatatttacaacatcctgaaaaaccacggccgtgagattgagaacccccgtgatgtgttactcagggttggtcagttggccttcagaggagtgtccggaAGGaaaattgtgtttacagatgtagatttgatcaagtacaatctgcagccttcccagttcctgtccgggttcctgatggagcttttggagagacaggattctgcccggagcgtggtgtacacattcccacacctcaccatccaagagtttgtagcttcagtcgcacaattcctgaatccacatcccggggatatcctgaaattcctcactgaagcccacaacacaacagatgggcgatttgaggtattccTCCGTTTTCTTGCTGGTCTCacctccccaatgacagctcggggcctcgaggagtttctgggtccatttcccaatgaaacaacctgccgggtgattgactgggtgaaggaggaggttaaacgtcaGATTGGAAACACATGGAGTGATGCTGGTAAAAGGAGCTTTCTGAActcattgcactacctgtttgagtctcagaatagtggactggctcaggccgcactgggatctgtggaaacactttcattcagtggaatgacactgaccccgattgactgtgcagtcctgtctcatgtcatcagactctgtgatacaataaaacacctcgaccttGAGAACTGCCTCATTCATTGCGAAGGAATCCaacggctgggacccgggctgcacaagtgccaggagttgag cCTTGGTtggaataaactgggagattcagaagtgaaactggtgtctgcagcTCTGAGGAAcacagagtgtaaaatacagaaactgag GCTGAGtcgtgtcggtctcacagattctggtgccgaggatctcatCTCTGCTCTCAGTACAAAACCATCACTGAGGGAGTTGAGCCTGGGATGGAACTCGCTCACAGACCGATGGGTCCCTGCCCTCCGCCGcttcatactgaccctcccgagtctgcAGCGGATaga GTTGCTGGGGAATCAGTTTGGTGAGAAAGGGAGGAACGAACTGAGagctctgcaggaacccagacctgGATTGACCGTGCATCTGTGA